Proteins from a genomic interval of Beijerinckia indica subsp. indica ATCC 9039:
- a CDS encoding P1 family peptidase yields MRNLITDVPGLLVGHCHDEQRASGVSAVIFEAPARASLAVHGGAPGVRDTALLEPERTVQRVDALVLSGGSAFGLDAMGGVQAWLRSRGRGYAVGNVLVPIVPGAILFDLLNGGDKDWGEEPFYWYLGRLCCERAAADFGLGSVGAGYGATTADLKGGLGSASVLTSAGFHVGALVAVNALGTATIGGGPHFWAAPYEQGREFGGLGFPSSLPPEALAIRLKGDGAAASIGQNTTIAIVATDADLTKAEAKHVAVMAHDGMARALRPAHAAMDGDLVFAAATSTARQSPSPRELTEIGALAADCLARAIARAIYEATALPFPGALPSWRDRFDTLDRRGSLA; encoded by the coding sequence ATGCGTAATCTCATCACCGATGTACCGGGGCTCTTGGTTGGCCATTGTCATGATGAGCAACGTGCGTCCGGTGTCTCCGCTGTCATTTTCGAAGCGCCCGCGCGTGCTTCCCTCGCGGTCCATGGTGGGGCGCCAGGCGTGCGTGATACCGCTCTTCTTGAACCGGAACGGACTGTTCAGAGGGTCGATGCCTTGGTCCTTTCGGGCGGTTCAGCCTTCGGTCTTGATGCGATGGGGGGCGTGCAGGCATGGCTCCGTTCCCGTGGGCGTGGCTATGCGGTCGGCAATGTTCTGGTGCCGATTGTCCCAGGAGCGATTCTTTTCGATCTCTTGAATGGTGGGGATAAGGATTGGGGTGAGGAGCCATTCTATTGGTATTTAGGACGGCTTTGCTGTGAGCGTGCCGCAGCCGACTTTGGTCTTGGCAGTGTGGGCGCGGGTTATGGGGCGACGACCGCCGATCTCAAAGGAGGACTCGGCTCGGCAAGTGTTCTGACATCCGCTGGTTTTCATGTCGGGGCTCTCGTGGCGGTTAATGCGTTGGGAACCGCGACGATTGGCGGTGGGCCGCATTTCTGGGCGGCGCCTTACGAGCAGGGGAGGGAGTTTGGCGGGCTGGGCTTTCCGTCTTCCTTGCCGCCCGAAGCTTTGGCGATCCGCCTCAAAGGCGATGGTGCGGCCGCTTCCATCGGACAGAACACCACGATTGCCATTGTTGCGACGGATGCCGATCTGACCAAGGCCGAGGCGAAACATGTGGCCGTCATGGCGCATGACGGCATGGCGCGGGCTCTACGCCCAGCCCATGCGGCCATGGACGGTGATTTAGTGTTCGCCGCTGCAACTAGTACCGCGCGCCAGTCTCCCAGTCCGCGAGAATTGACGGAAATAGGTGCGCTCGCCGCTGATTGCCTGGCCCGCGCCATTGCTCGCGCCATTTATGAAGCGACAGCCTTGCCTTTTCCGGGTGCCTTGCCCAGTTGGCGCGACAGATTTGACACTCTGGACAGGCGCGGCAGCCTAGCTTAA
- a CDS encoding heavy metal translocating P-type ATPase, with the protein MNLATTESSPPLSLAIKGMHCASCVGRVEKAILLVPGVKTASVNLATERAEIRFDATPNLAPVVEAIKTAGYEPVMETAEFTVDKLNCASCVNRAEKAFMSVPGVLEAHVNLATKTAVATFATGTTDVAELEEAVTKAGYPTHERRDEGESENLSGSENGAQHHKHEDPSETQVLFRDFTIAGVLTLPVFILEMGSHLSHAFAHGIMDTIGLFPSHVLSFALTSLVLAWPGRRFFVQGVPSLLHGAPDMNSLVVLGTSAAFFYSTLVTFLPNLFPEASRQVYFESAAIIVTLILLGRALEAQARGKTGAAIQHLLGLKAHQARVLRHGEPVDVEIGRIKTGDIVVVRPGEKIPLDGTVIEGTSFVNEAMLTGEAAPVLKASDAEVVGGTVNLDGGFQFRVTRTGKDTVLAQIIRMVEQAQGAKLPIQALADRITAWFVPAVLGLAVLTFLFWFWLGPQPALSFALIQTVSVLIIACPCAMGLATPVSVMVGTGRAAELGILFRKGAALQSLAEVDTFAFDKTGTLTKGQPVLTDFVVLPSFSRDTILSLIASVETRSEHPIGKAIVQAAKQDGLATKPVEHFSAEAGFGIEAKIEGQRVTIGSDRLMAKQGIDVSPLAKEAAALANEAKSPLYGAIDGKLAILLAVADPIAPAAAEAIAALHKEQRQTVMVTGDRRETAEAIAKSVKIDRAIAETLPQGKRDVVEELKRGGHKVAFIGDGINDAPALAAADVGLAIGSGTDVAIESADVVLIRRQLTTVADALAISQATMRNIKQNLFWAFAYNVVLIPVAAGVFYPLFGLLLSPMLAAGAMAFSSVFVVTNALRLRQFIPAAQTATPAEGASHTGVAPLTAQAKGL; encoded by the coding sequence ATGAATCTTGCCACGACAGAATCTTCCCCACCTCTCAGCCTCGCCATCAAAGGCATGCATTGCGCCTCTTGTGTCGGGCGGGTCGAAAAGGCCATTTTGCTCGTGCCGGGCGTCAAAACCGCTTCCGTCAATCTGGCCACCGAACGGGCCGAGATCCGCTTCGACGCCACGCCCAATCTGGCCCCCGTCGTCGAGGCCATCAAAACCGCGGGCTATGAGCCGGTGATGGAAACGGCCGAATTCACTGTGGACAAGCTCAACTGCGCCTCCTGCGTGAATCGGGCAGAAAAAGCCTTCATGAGCGTGCCCGGCGTCCTGGAAGCCCATGTCAACCTCGCGACCAAGACAGCAGTCGCGACTTTTGCCACCGGCACGACGGATGTCGCCGAGCTCGAGGAAGCCGTCACCAAGGCCGGCTATCCGACACATGAGCGGCGCGACGAAGGTGAATCGGAAAACCTTTCAGGCTCCGAGAACGGCGCGCAGCATCACAAGCACGAAGACCCCTCGGAAACGCAGGTTCTGTTCCGCGATTTCACGATTGCCGGGGTTTTGACTCTGCCAGTCTTTATTCTGGAAATGGGCTCGCATTTGAGCCACGCCTTCGCGCATGGGATCATGGACACAATTGGCCTCTTCCCAAGCCATGTTCTGTCCTTCGCTCTCACCAGCCTGGTCCTTGCCTGGCCTGGACGGCGTTTCTTCGTCCAGGGCGTGCCAAGCCTGTTGCACGGCGCTCCGGATATGAACAGTCTAGTGGTGCTCGGCACCAGCGCGGCATTCTTTTATTCGACCCTTGTCACCTTTTTGCCGAATCTGTTTCCGGAGGCATCCCGGCAGGTCTATTTTGAATCCGCCGCCATCATCGTGACCTTGATCCTGCTCGGCCGAGCGCTCGAGGCCCAGGCACGTGGCAAGACGGGGGCGGCGATTCAGCATCTTCTCGGTCTCAAGGCCCATCAGGCACGGGTCCTGCGCCATGGCGAGCCCGTTGATGTCGAGATCGGCCGCATTAAGACCGGCGACATTGTCGTGGTTCGCCCTGGTGAGAAAATTCCTCTCGACGGGACGGTGATCGAAGGTACATCCTTCGTCAACGAAGCCATGCTGACAGGCGAGGCCGCTCCGGTCCTGAAAGCCAGCGACGCCGAAGTCGTCGGCGGCACAGTCAATCTGGACGGCGGTTTCCAGTTCCGCGTCACCCGCACCGGCAAGGATACTGTGCTCGCCCAGATCATCCGCATGGTGGAGCAGGCGCAAGGCGCGAAATTGCCGATTCAGGCATTGGCCGACAGGATCACCGCATGGTTCGTACCCGCTGTCCTCGGTTTGGCTGTACTCACCTTCCTGTTTTGGTTCTGGCTTGGGCCGCAACCGGCTCTAAGCTTTGCTTTGATCCAGACCGTCAGCGTTCTCATTATCGCCTGCCCCTGCGCCATGGGGCTTGCCACACCGGTCTCGGTCATGGTCGGCACTGGGCGCGCTGCAGAACTCGGCATTCTATTTCGCAAGGGCGCCGCGCTTCAGAGCCTCGCGGAAGTCGATACATTCGCTTTTGACAAGACCGGTACCTTGACCAAAGGTCAGCCTGTTCTGACAGATTTCGTGGTCCTCCCATCCTTCTCGCGCGATACAATATTGAGTCTCATCGCCAGCGTGGAAACTCGTTCGGAGCATCCGATCGGCAAGGCCATTGTGCAAGCCGCGAAACAGGACGGCCTGGCGACGAAACCCGTCGAACATTTCTCCGCCGAGGCTGGCTTCGGTATCGAGGCCAAAATCGAGGGCCAGCGCGTGACGATCGGCTCCGATCGCCTGATGGCGAAACAAGGGATCGATGTCAGCCCCTTAGCCAAGGAGGCGGCTGCTCTTGCCAATGAGGCCAAATCCCCCCTCTATGGTGCCATCGATGGCAAGCTTGCCATCCTTCTCGCCGTGGCTGACCCTATCGCGCCCGCTGCGGCCGAAGCCATTGCCGCTTTACACAAGGAGCAGCGCCAAACGGTCATGGTGACGGGCGACCGCCGCGAAACCGCCGAAGCCATTGCCAAAAGCGTGAAAATCGATCGTGCCATTGCCGAGACTCTGCCGCAGGGCAAGCGTGACGTTGTGGAAGAGCTCAAACGCGGGGGGCATAAAGTCGCCTTTATCGGCGATGGCATCAATGACGCGCCAGCACTCGCCGCGGCTGATGTCGGCCTTGCCATAGGCTCCGGGACCGACGTTGCTATCGAATCCGCCGATGTCGTATTGATCCGACGTCAACTTACGACGGTTGCCGATGCCTTGGCGATCAGCCAGGCGACCATGCGCAACATCAAACAGAATCTGTTCTGGGCTTTTGCCTATAATGTAGTTCTGATCCCGGTCGCAGCAGGTGTATTTTACCCGCTTTTTGGGCTCCTGCTCTCGCCCATGCTGGCCGCTGGAGCCATGGCTTTTTCCTCGGTTTTCGTCGTGACCAATGCCTTGCGGCTACGCCAGTTTATTCCTGCCGCGCAAACAGCCACACCCGCGGAAGGCGCCTCGCACACCGGCGTTGCCCCGCTCACAGCGCAGGCCAAGGGTCTATGA
- the purB gene encoding adenylosuccinate lyase, which translates to MIPRYARPEMVAIWEPRTRFRIWFEIEAYACEAMAEIGIIPKESAKAIWEKAKDVEFDVERIDEIEKITKHDVIAFLTHLAEFIGADARFVHQGMTSSDVLDTCLAVQLSRASDLLLADLDGLLAALKRRAFEHKMTPTIGRSHGIHAEPVTFGLKLAQAYAEFSRARERLVYARKEIATCAISGAVGTFANIDPRVETYVAQKLGLAVEPVSTQVIPRDRHAMFFATLGVIASSMERLAVEVRHLQRTEVLEAEEYFSEGQKGSSAMPHKRNPVLSENVTGLARLVRGMAVPAMENVALWHERDISHSSVERMIGPDATITLDFALVRLTGLIDKLLIYPANMQKNLDRLGGLVHSQRVLLALTQKGISREDAYAYVQRNAMPVWRGEGEFLPLLKADADIAKVLSPAELEELFDLGYHFKNVDVIFDRVFGES; encoded by the coding sequence ATGATTCCGCGTTATGCCCGTCCCGAAATGGTAGCCATCTGGGAGCCGCGTACGCGTTTCCGCATTTGGTTCGAGATCGAAGCCTATGCTTGTGAGGCCATGGCCGAGATCGGGATCATCCCCAAGGAATCCGCCAAGGCGATCTGGGAGAAGGCGAAAGATGTCGAATTCGATGTCGAACGGATCGATGAAATTGAAAAAATCACCAAGCACGATGTCATCGCCTTTTTGACGCATCTTGCCGAATTCATCGGCGCCGACGCGCGTTTCGTGCATCAGGGCATGACATCCTCGGATGTGCTCGATACGTGTCTGGCGGTGCAGCTCTCCCGTGCGTCGGATCTTCTTCTTGCTGATCTTGATGGTTTGCTGGCCGCGTTGAAGCGGCGTGCCTTCGAGCACAAAATGACGCCGACGATCGGCCGCTCGCATGGAATTCATGCCGAACCGGTGACCTTTGGTCTCAAGCTCGCTCAGGCCTATGCCGAATTTTCTCGGGCGCGGGAACGTCTCGTTTATGCGCGCAAGGAGATTGCGACCTGTGCCATCTCCGGCGCCGTCGGCACATTCGCCAATATTGATCCGCGTGTGGAAACCTATGTCGCTCAAAAGCTCGGCCTCGCGGTCGAGCCTGTTTCGACGCAGGTGATTCCGCGCGATCGCCATGCGATGTTTTTCGCGACACTGGGTGTCATCGCTTCGTCCATGGAAAGACTTGCGGTCGAGGTCCGGCATTTACAGCGCACCGAAGTGCTCGAGGCCGAGGAATATTTCTCGGAAGGCCAGAAGGGCTCCTCGGCCATGCCGCATAAGCGTAATCCTGTCTTGAGCGAGAATGTCACGGGCCTTGCCCGGCTTGTGCGCGGCATGGCGGTCCCGGCCATGGAGAATGTCGCGCTCTGGCATGAGCGGGATATTTCGCATTCTTCGGTCGAACGCATGATCGGCCCCGATGCCACGATCACCCTGGATTTTGCCTTGGTGCGGCTGACTGGTCTTATTGATAAATTGTTGATCTATCCCGCTAATATGCAAAAGAATCTCGACCGGTTGGGTGGCCTTGTCCATTCACAGCGGGTTCTGCTCGCCTTGACCCAGAAGGGCATCAGCCGGGAGGATGCCTATGCTTATGTCCAGCGCAATGCCATGCCTGTCTGGCGAGGGGAGGGTGAGTTTCTGCCGCTCCTGAAGGCGGATGCGGATATAGCAAAAGTGTTGAGCCCGGCCGAACTCGAGGAATTGTTCGATCTCGGCTATCACTTCAAGAATGTCGATGTCATCTTCGATCGTGTCTTTGGTGAATCCTGA
- a CDS encoding flagellar hook-length control protein FliK, which yields MNSADGVRRSFTFIRSETDVKASYANSDAQKNPAQQGHEFASVLSGVSDSTSTENAGKSPSPSGVRSLQRNMMTSYSSQNDDALTPKAGNTQSVGAAAVPEQGPSLIQEKLSSSLDQLPFTSDVSSDVIKAQVQASVQTEAENQSLADYSSHDRTHDLTHRQLNTFGTIMKDSNEITDGGHPKIPTNSTKDKKDLTLAPRLAGKIDKKSLADRDTKDVSKAFVADTTSPIIDKSLLPEGVLTSGILINEADSKTLKRRSPLEQKTQSSDQLMGMPSFIGPAPVLSGGQPLTSVTEANGLSREATMTTAGHEIQTGIDEIGTNVSSHAGHELSSLGSNSVASIVGTLSKETHFSPSPEPSAVHQIIDKVVDSLAPTHSPDISQGLLVTGAASDNTDNNISSPQNSKNISSGNVDVIQSQKATQKLTVLNFNLVPEGLGSVNIKLRLSGSNLHLEMNLSSSETVRMIDRDKDALTERLAATGYTLDTVNIKLHESFPNGSSTGSMTDNGAYHSNHGAAFGGEQAFGSNASPFAKGGQPSEHRESRKAGDKQKNMEGNETTLAPRRTDGLYL from the coding sequence ATGAATTCCGCTGATGGAGTGCGCCGGAGCTTTACGTTTATCAGATCGGAAACCGACGTTAAAGCGAGTTACGCAAATAGCGATGCTCAAAAGAATCCAGCGCAGCAAGGTCATGAATTTGCTTCTGTTCTTTCGGGGGTGTCGGATTCTACCTCAACGGAGAATGCCGGTAAGAGTCCTTCGCCATCTGGTGTCAGATCTTTGCAGCGGAATATGATGACTTCATATTCCAGTCAAAATGATGATGCTCTGACGCCGAAAGCCGGAAACACTCAGTCAGTGGGAGCTGCCGCTGTGCCAGAGCAAGGTCCTTCTCTCATACAGGAAAAGCTTTCCTCGAGTTTGGATCAATTACCTTTTACATCTGATGTATCATCAGACGTCATAAAGGCACAGGTGCAAGCTTCTGTTCAAACAGAGGCTGAAAATCAGTCTCTTGCAGATTATTCTTCTCATGATCGTACTCATGACTTGACGCACCGGCAGCTTAATACGTTCGGAACGATTATGAAAGATTCGAACGAAATAACTGATGGTGGACATCCAAAGATCCCAACGAATTCCACGAAGGATAAAAAGGACCTTACGCTTGCGCCCCGGCTGGCCGGCAAAATAGACAAAAAATCTTTGGCCGATCGTGATACAAAAGATGTTTCGAAAGCCTTTGTGGCGGACACGACAAGTCCCATCATCGATAAGAGTCTATTGCCCGAAGGTGTTCTGACATCTGGCATCCTTATTAATGAAGCTGACTCGAAGACACTCAAGCGGCGGAGTCCGTTGGAGCAGAAAACACAATCTTCAGATCAGCTGATGGGAATGCCTTCGTTCATTGGCCCTGCTCCCGTTCTATCTGGGGGACAACCTTTAACCTCTGTCACGGAAGCAAATGGTTTATCGCGTGAAGCAACAATGACGACGGCTGGGCATGAGATACAAACAGGAATCGATGAAATCGGAACGAATGTGTCCTCGCATGCCGGGCACGAATTATCGTCATTGGGTAGCAATTCTGTTGCTTCGATCGTCGGTACCCTAAGCAAAGAGACGCATTTTTCTCCAAGCCCAGAACCTTCAGCTGTTCATCAAATCATAGACAAGGTCGTGGATAGTCTTGCCCCTACTCATTCTCCAGATATATCTCAGGGACTTCTGGTTACAGGTGCGGCATCTGACAATACGGACAATAATATCTCTTCCCCTCAAAATTCAAAGAACATATCGAGCGGAAATGTTGATGTGATTCAAAGCCAAAAAGCCACGCAAAAATTGACGGTCTTGAATTTCAATCTTGTTCCCGAAGGTCTTGGTTCCGTCAATATTAAGCTTCGTCTCTCCGGCTCGAATTTACACCTGGAAATGAACCTTTCTTCCTCGGAGACGGTTCGAATGATTGATCGAGACAAGGATGCTCTTACGGAACGACTGGCCGCGACGGGATATACGCTCGATACAGTGAATATTAAACTACACGAGTCTTTTCCGAATGGTTCTTCCACGGGTTCGATGACGGATAATGGCGCATATCATTCCAATCATGGAGCGGCTTTTGGAGGGGAGCAAGCCTTTGGTTCCAATGCGAGTCCTTTCGCAAAAGGAGGGCAGCCTTCCGAACACCGCGAGTCGAGGAAAGCGGGCGATAAGCAGAAGAATATGGAAGGAAATGAGACTACACTGGCTCCTCGCCGGACTGATGGTCTTTACCTCTAA
- a CDS encoding MotB family protein, which translates to MDFMPGRCIGALNMSENHNEIVIIKRRVSHEGGHHGGAWKIAFADFMTALMALFLVLWLINSANEKTKTSIARYFNPIKLVDMTPMQKGFRNPSEKEVKAGEAKTKSSTEAEKEKNEGSSPDKPDTAQLPQSKLAKYSEDVLFRDPYAVLAEIADKTLNPPLKAPASDLQASDAEVENKGADVYRDPFAPLMPAPFASDETDPADVKTTGMSGVTVDHASANAAPVHSASSSSVTSERLNKMNGRGGEEKKGQLQNGETSSQLSVTPKEDSKELVAELNRIKSELNSVQKKISAAPSTPIIEVESTSEGVLLNLTDDVTYSMFAVGSSEPQKQTVQIMEKVAGILKSHTGNVIIRGYTDGRPYKDGVYDNWRLSTSRALMAQYMLIRGGLDPKRVEHIEGYADRHLKNSEDPNASVNRRIEILVRKEKP; encoded by the coding sequence ATGGATTTCATGCCTGGAAGATGCATTGGAGCATTGAACATGTCGGAAAATCATAATGAAATTGTCATTATCAAGCGCCGTGTGTCTCATGAGGGGGGGCATCATGGAGGTGCATGGAAAATTGCCTTCGCCGATTTCATGACCGCTTTGATGGCTCTGTTCCTTGTCTTATGGTTGATCAATTCCGCGAATGAGAAAACCAAGACGTCAATCGCCCGTTATTTCAATCCGATCAAGCTCGTTGATATGACGCCGATGCAAAAGGGTTTCCGCAATCCCTCCGAGAAGGAAGTGAAAGCCGGCGAAGCGAAGACCAAATCGTCTACCGAGGCGGAAAAGGAAAAAAATGAAGGCTCATCTCCGGACAAGCCTGACACGGCGCAGCTGCCGCAATCGAAATTGGCAAAATATTCCGAAGATGTCCTGTTCAGAGATCCCTATGCAGTTCTTGCCGAAATCGCTGACAAGACACTAAACCCGCCGCTGAAAGCCCCGGCAAGCGATCTCCAGGCCAGTGATGCGGAAGTAGAGAATAAAGGCGCTGATGTTTACCGCGATCCTTTCGCGCCTTTGATGCCTGCTCCTTTTGCCTCAGACGAAACGGATCCTGCCGATGTGAAGACGACGGGTATGAGCGGCGTGACGGTCGATCATGCCTCAGCCAATGCCGCACCTGTTCATTCGGCGTCATCTTCGTCCGTGACCAGTGAACGTCTGAATAAGATGAATGGACGAGGCGGGGAAGAGAAGAAAGGCCAATTGCAGAATGGGGAAACATCCTCACAGCTTTCCGTAACACCTAAGGAGGATAGCAAGGAACTGGTTGCTGAACTCAACCGCATAAAAAGCGAACTGAACAGTGTGCAGAAAAAGATATCAGCGGCTCCATCGACTCCCATTATTGAAGTGGAAAGCACCAGTGAAGGAGTCCTTTTGAATCTTACCGATGATGTCACTTATTCAATGTTTGCGGTGGGATCTTCGGAGCCGCAGAAGCAGACCGTCCAGATTATGGAAAAAGTCGCTGGCATCCTGAAGTCGCATACGGGCAATGTCATCATCAGAGGATATACGGATGGGCGCCCCTATAAGGATGGTGTCTACGACAATTGGCGCTTGTCGACGTCGCGCGCGCTCATGGCGCAATACATGCTGATTCGCGGGGGCCTCGATCCTAAGCGGGTTGAGCATATCGAGGGCTATGCGGATCGACATTTGAAAAATAGCGAAGATCCTAACGCCTCGGTCAATCGCCGGATCGAGATTTTGGTGCGGAAGGAAAAGCCATGA
- a CDS encoding AAA family ATPase: MTTARHIVTLLKSHIAGDEDRFLSTAMQLAAHEARQGHGKLAQELRDLVDAAKVKPASIIRPGGPIPLAQPKGELASLLSAQYPDTRLGDMILPPDLQTRLERVLLEQRQQDHLRDYGLKPRRKLLLVGPPGSGKTMTAAALAGELKLPLFSVVLDGLITKFMGETAAKLRLVFDGMAATRGVYFFDEFDAIGARRSERQDVGEIRRVLNSFLQFLEQDESHGLVVAATNHPELLDQALFRRFDDVLEYTLPDAALIERLLRARLGRFDTRGLNWGEAAEQATGLPQAEVVRAAEDAAKSIILSNAKRITSKALSEAIAERRRATLAS; the protein is encoded by the coding sequence ATGACGACCGCACGCCACATCGTGACGCTGCTTAAAAGCCATATTGCTGGGGATGAGGATCGTTTCCTCTCCACTGCGATGCAGCTTGCCGCGCACGAGGCCCGCCAAGGTCATGGCAAATTAGCCCAGGAGCTGCGTGATCTGGTCGATGCAGCAAAGGTGAAGCCAGCTTCCATTATTCGTCCTGGTGGCCCAATTCCACTCGCGCAGCCAAAGGGTGAACTCGCCAGCCTCTTAAGCGCACAATATCCCGATACCCGCCTTGGAGACATGATCCTGCCACCAGACCTTCAGACTAGGCTGGAGCGTGTGCTCCTCGAGCAGCGCCAACAAGATCATCTCCGTGACTACGGCCTAAAGCCCCGACGAAAACTACTGCTGGTAGGACCTCCAGGCTCTGGTAAGACCATGACCGCAGCAGCGTTAGCAGGGGAGCTCAAACTCCCTCTCTTCAGCGTGGTGCTTGATGGTCTGATCACCAAATTTATGGGAGAGACGGCAGCAAAATTACGCCTCGTGTTCGACGGGATGGCAGCTACTCGTGGCGTCTATTTTTTTGATGAGTTTGACGCGATTGGTGCCCGTCGAAGCGAACGTCAAGATGTCGGTGAAATCCGTCGTGTGTTGAACTCATTTCTCCAGTTTTTAGAGCAAGATGAAAGTCATGGCCTTGTTGTCGCAGCGACAAATCATCCTGAATTGCTAGACCAAGCCCTGTTTCGACGTTTCGACGACGTTCTCGAATACACTCTTCCCGATGCCGCGCTGATCGAGCGGTTGCTTCGTGCGCGTCTCGGTCGTTTCGATACTCGTGGGCTGAATTGGGGGGAGGCAGCGGAGCAGGCGACAGGCTTACCGCAAGCCGAAGTTGTGCGTGCGGCAGAGGATGCCGCGAAATCCATCATTTTGAGCAACGCTAAACGGATTACGTCGAAGGCCCTCAGCGAGGCAATTGCGGAACGCCGAAGAGCGACATTAGCGAGCTGA
- a CDS encoding transglycosylase SLT domain-containing protein, giving the protein MVFTSNEIVKAEIVSTHLCEKEMSWASHKYNVPLPVLYAVGLTETGRKGSLQPYALNIEGPSYFAATLQEALTRFSTARRTGAKLIDIGCMQINYYFHGRNFSSVEAMFDPHQNVDYAARFLRDLKAREGSWTLAAARYHAGPDNNAAQKRYVCSVITNMVATGFGAWTMNARNFCH; this is encoded by the coding sequence ATGGTCTTTACCTCTAACGAAATCGTAAAAGCGGAAATTGTATCAACGCATCTTTGCGAAAAGGAAATGTCTTGGGCGTCGCATAAATATAATGTTCCTTTGCCGGTGCTTTATGCCGTTGGGCTTACGGAAACGGGGCGGAAAGGTTCATTGCAACCTTACGCCTTGAACATAGAAGGACCGTCGTATTTTGCCGCGACCTTGCAGGAAGCGCTCACGCGTTTTTCGACAGCCCGAAGGACAGGCGCGAAATTGATTGATATCGGTTGCATGCAGATTAATTATTATTTCCACGGACGCAATTTTTCGAGTGTGGAGGCGATGTTCGATCCCCATCAAAATGTCGATTATGCTGCGCGTTTCTTGCGCGATCTTAAAGCTAGGGAAGGAAGCTGGACATTAGCCGCTGCGCGGTATCATGCAGGACCAGATAATAATGCGGCTCAGAAACGCTATGTGTGTAGCGTGATCACGAATATGGTTGCAACGGGTTTTGGAGCCTGGACAATGAATGCCAGGAACTTCTGTCATTGA
- a CDS encoding RBBP9/YdeN family alpha/beta hydrolase: protein MRTSEAEILIVPGLGGSGDDHWQSRWNEKLPTARRVLQDDWLNPSREAWTARIAADVARAELPVIFIAHSLGVLAVVHAAPLIDASKVKGAFLVAPPSAAAIRDIAAIDSAFAHEIETPLPFPSLVIASRNDSYATFEDSEALAMKLGATLADAGQSGHINIESGHGPWPEGLMRFAGFLKGL from the coding sequence ATGCGTACATCCGAAGCGGAAATCCTTATTGTCCCCGGTCTCGGGGGCTCGGGAGATGATCACTGGCAGAGCCGTTGGAACGAAAAACTGCCGACGGCCCGCCGTGTGCTTCAGGATGATTGGCTCAATCCCTCGCGCGAAGCTTGGACGGCGCGCATCGCCGCTGATGTCGCGCGGGCCGAACTGCCAGTCATTTTCATCGCCCATAGTCTTGGGGTGCTTGCCGTCGTCCATGCCGCACCCTTGATCGACGCGAGCAAGGTCAAGGGCGCGTTTCTCGTTGCGCCGCCTTCAGCCGCCGCAATCAGGGATATTGCCGCGATCGATTCCGCTTTCGCGCATGAGATCGAGACGCCCTTGCCCTTTCCTTCGCTGGTGATCGCCAGCCGCAATGATTCCTATGCCACGTTCGAGGACAGCGAAGCCCTGGCGATGAAACTTGGCGCCACGCTCGCCGATGCTGGTCAATCCGGTCACATCAATATTGAAAGCGGGCATGGCCCCTGGCCGGAGGGTTTGATGCGCTTTGCCGGATTTTTGAAGGGGCTGTAG